One halophilic archaeon DL31 genomic region harbors:
- a CDS encoding glycosyl transferase family 2 (PFAM: Glycosyl transferase, family 2~KEGG: hma:rrnAC1019 dolichyl-phosphate beta-D-mannosyltransferase), producing the protein MTGPVGKRAIPTRVVIQWTMSENVLESTQLTDVAATDEQRAVGFVASEEHSDALVREILRARARGYEAFVVRIDGQTGESVRFAEQLGATVVDLRADEADPNAIRQRLTIAAEKAGCSNLLVNLEAGQRIDYERSEQRLDGERYCVDAVLVETEDGGEETETDPLLVGIPAYNEELAIGSTIHKTREYASEVLVVDDGSADRTADVAREAGATVVEHEDNQGKGAAVQTVLDYARDGEWAGLVLIDGDGQHLPEEIPDVARPVLDGDADMVIGSRYMDQGETDETPLYRRFGQQVLDVLTTGSSGKNISDSQSGFRALSPKAIEELSLTTDGIGVESEMINVATERDIEITEQPIDVRYEGIDGQTYNPLHHGLSVVTFILQMVRDRHPLLFFGVPGIALTVFGGFWGLDAILIYQSTGTFYPAKVLVSGFSTIIGVLGIFCGLILNQIAGMFDNIERSPN; encoded by the coding sequence GTGACCGGACCGGTCGGCAAGCGCGCCATTCCGACGCGGGTGGTGATTCAGTGGACGATGTCCGAAAACGTACTCGAAAGCACGCAACTGACTGACGTAGCGGCGACCGATGAGCAGAGAGCAGTCGGGTTCGTCGCATCCGAGGAGCACAGCGACGCGCTCGTGAGAGAGATCCTCCGCGCACGGGCACGAGGATACGAAGCGTTCGTCGTCCGAATCGACGGACAGACAGGGGAGAGCGTCCGCTTCGCCGAGCAACTCGGTGCGACGGTCGTCGACCTCCGCGCCGACGAGGCCGACCCGAACGCGATCCGACAGCGACTGACGATCGCCGCCGAGAAGGCCGGCTGTTCGAACCTGCTGGTCAACCTCGAGGCCGGCCAGCGTATAGACTACGAGCGGAGCGAACAGCGCCTGGATGGTGAGCGGTACTGTGTGGACGCCGTTCTGGTCGAGACGGAAGACGGCGGCGAAGAGACTGAGACAGATCCGCTTCTCGTCGGGATCCCCGCCTATAACGAGGAACTCGCGATCGGGAGTACGATCCACAAGACCAGAGAGTACGCCAGCGAGGTACTGGTCGTCGACGACGGCAGTGCCGACCGGACGGCGGACGTCGCCCGGGAGGCGGGTGCGACCGTCGTCGAACACGAGGACAATCAGGGCAAAGGAGCGGCCGTACAAACGGTTCTCGACTACGCCCGCGACGGTGAGTGGGCCGGGCTGGTCCTGATCGACGGCGACGGCCAGCACCTCCCGGAAGAGATCCCCGACGTCGCGCGGCCAGTGCTGGACGGTGACGCCGACATGGTGATCGGCAGCCGATACATGGACCAGGGAGAAACCGACGAAACGCCACTGTATCGGCGGTTCGGACAACAGGTGCTCGACGTCCTGACGACCGGGTCGAGTGGCAAGAACATCTCAGACTCCCAGAGCGGGTTCCGCGCGCTCTCGCCGAAAGCAATCGAAGAACTGTCGCTCACGACCGACGGGATCGGCGTCGAGAGTGAGATGATCAACGTCGCGACGGAGCGAGACATCGAGATCACCGAGCAACCGATCGACGTCCGGTACGAGGGGATCGACGGGCAGACCTACAATCCGCTCCACCACGGCCTCAGTGTCGTCACATTCATCCTCCAGATGGTTCGTGATCGACACCCCCTACTGTTCTTCGGCGTGCCCGGAATCGCTCTTACCGTATTCGGTGGTTTCTGGGGACTGGACGCGATCCTCATTTACCAGAGTACCGGGACCTTCTATCCCGCGAAGGTACTCGTGTCCGGGTTTTCCACGATCATCGGTGTGCTCGGGATATTCTGTGGGCTCATTCTGAACCAGATTGCGGGGATGTTCGACAACATTGAGCGATCACCCAATTAA